The following proteins are co-located in the Nocardia bhagyanarayanae genome:
- a CDS encoding DUF5997 family protein, with amino-acid sequence MSPDKKPQMMKPLTAADKLGIYLPAAPEEFRNSPISRADLDRLRTDPPAWLTELRRTGPFPRDITARKLGISNSGLARGGVSDALTADEIAALLADPPEWLTRERENYQAVLRENERVKAKEAERRATTNRPAKNRFGTGA; translated from the coding sequence GTGAGCCCGGACAAGAAACCGCAGATGATGAAGCCGCTGACCGCGGCGGACAAGCTCGGCATCTACCTCCCCGCCGCGCCGGAGGAGTTCCGGAACTCGCCGATCTCCCGCGCCGACCTCGACCGGCTGCGCACCGATCCCCCGGCCTGGCTCACCGAACTGCGCCGCACCGGCCCCTTCCCGCGCGACATCACCGCGCGCAAGCTCGGCATCTCCAACAGCGGCCTGGCCCGCGGCGGCGTCTCCGACGCCCTCACCGCCGACGAGATCGCCGCCCTGCTCGCCGACCCGCCGGAATGGCTGACCCGCGAACGCGAGAACTACCAAGCCGTCCTCCGCGAGAACGAGCGCGTCAAGGCGAAGGAAGCCGAACGCCGCGCCACCACCAACCGCCCGGCGAAGAACCGCTTCGGCACCGGAGCCTGA
- a CDS encoding LysR family transcriptional regulator: protein MSQVESIDVERLRWFVAVAEELHFARAAKGLGIARQRLSRTVIDLETELGTKLFVPGAQPTQLTDEGRELLAAAREVIARREVAEPELEPEVSAGLRVGFVPGVTVSKWERIWGERFPEIPLRTIPLAAADQLTALREGRVDMCFVRLPIDRAGLSAIPLYREVPVVVVPKEHPISLFTEVTAADLADERMQDASDIDAAAVTLEMVAAGVGLAIVPHSIARLHARRDLVYRTVTEHPDTEIALAWPTAETTELVEEFVGVVRGRSERSSRSPSAGDAQRPKQAKKPASQKKTAAGKSATPARGARSSGAKKPGKRRGR from the coding sequence ATGAGTCAGGTGGAGTCGATCGACGTAGAGCGGTTGCGCTGGTTCGTCGCGGTGGCCGAGGAGCTGCATTTCGCGCGGGCGGCGAAGGGCCTCGGCATCGCGCGTCAGCGGCTCAGCCGGACGGTCATCGATCTGGAGACCGAACTCGGCACGAAGCTGTTCGTCCCCGGCGCCCAGCCGACGCAGCTCACCGACGAGGGGCGCGAGTTGCTCGCCGCCGCCCGCGAGGTCATCGCGCGCCGGGAAGTGGCCGAGCCGGAACTGGAGCCGGAGGTCTCGGCCGGACTACGGGTGGGTTTCGTGCCCGGCGTCACGGTGTCGAAGTGGGAACGGATCTGGGGTGAGCGGTTTCCCGAGATCCCCCTGCGGACGATTCCGCTCGCCGCCGCCGACCAGCTGACCGCCCTGCGGGAGGGCCGGGTCGACATGTGCTTCGTGCGCCTGCCCATCGACCGCGCGGGGCTCAGCGCGATTCCGCTGTACAGGGAGGTGCCGGTCGTCGTGGTGCCCAAGGAGCACCCGATCTCGCTCTTCACCGAGGTCACCGCGGCGGACCTGGCCGACGAGCGCATGCAGGACGCCTCGGACATCGACGCGGCGGCGGTCACCCTCGAAATGGTCGCCGCCGGAGTCGGACTCGCCATCGTCCCGCACTCCATCGCGCGCCTGCACGCCCGCCGCGACCTGGTCTACCGCACCGTCACCGAGCACCCGGACACCGAGATCGCCCTGGCCTGGCCGACAGCCGAGACCACCGAGCTCGTGGAGGAATTCGTCGGCGTGGTGCGCGGCCGCTCCGAACGCAGCTCGCGTTCGCCGTCGGCCGGTGACGCGCAGCGACCGAAGCAAGCGAAAAAGCCCGCGTCACAGAAGAAAACCGCAGCCGGGAAGAGCGCGACCCCGGCGCGCGGTGCACGCTCCTCCGGCGCCAAGAAGCCAGGCAAGCGGCGCGGTCGCTGA
- a CDS encoding dihydrodipicolinate synthase family protein, with translation MTVGERARSAPRWPGTVETDPILATVTPFARDGAVDTGALREYLGFLHHAGVPAILVNGTTGEFSSLTVAERKSILEHAREYWPGQLIAHIGATAYGDALELLDHARHHADAVAAIAPYFFADPPEAGVREFFGVLLARTELPLLLYNFPRHTQTQISPALLAALAAEYPMLAGIKDSGGDLEVTSAYAATGAAVFVGSDGAAARIRELGVHGIVSGGGNPVPELPVRIAAAVREGDVDAAGRWQAVFDECRALRHGSGLTDIAFVKAALAERVPGFPAAVRSPLVTAGDAAIAEIRAHLRHTILPRVHEATP, from the coding sequence ATGACAGTCGGAGAGCGGGCGCGGTCCGCGCCACGGTGGCCCGGCACGGTCGAGACCGATCCCATCCTCGCCACAGTCACGCCGTTCGCCCGCGACGGCGCCGTCGATACCGGAGCGCTGCGCGAGTATCTCGGCTTCCTGCACCACGCGGGAGTCCCCGCGATCCTCGTCAACGGCACGACCGGCGAGTTCTCCAGTCTGACTGTCGCCGAACGCAAGTCGATCCTCGAGCACGCCCGCGAGTACTGGCCGGGGCAGCTGATCGCGCACATCGGCGCGACCGCATACGGCGACGCGCTCGAACTGCTCGACCACGCGCGCCACCACGCCGACGCCGTCGCCGCGATCGCACCCTATTTCTTCGCCGATCCGCCGGAAGCAGGGGTCCGCGAGTTCTTCGGCGTGCTGCTCGCTCGCACCGAACTGCCGCTGCTGCTGTACAACTTCCCGCGCCACACGCAGACCCAGATCTCCCCTGCGCTGCTCGCCGCGCTCGCCGCCGAATACCCGATGCTGGCCGGAATCAAGGACTCCGGTGGCGACCTCGAGGTCACCAGCGCCTACGCCGCGACCGGTGCGGCGGTCTTCGTGGGCAGCGACGGCGCCGCCGCCCGGATCCGCGAACTCGGCGTGCACGGCATCGTCTCCGGCGGCGGAAACCCGGTGCCGGAACTGCCTGTCCGCATCGCCGCGGCCGTTCGTGAGGGCGATGTCGACGCGGCCGGGCGCTGGCAAGCGGTGTTCGACGAATGTCGCGCCCTCCGCCACGGTTCCGGACTCACCGACATCGCGTTCGTCAAAGCCGCTCTGGCCGAACGCGTCCCCGGGTTCCCGGCCGCCGTGCGCAGCCCGCTGGTGACCGCGGGCGATGCCGCGATCGCCGAGATCCGTGCGCACCTACGGCACACGATCCTGCCGCGCGTCCACGAGGCCACGCCGTAA
- a CDS encoding DUF2631 domain-containing protein, with the protein MAATDIEPANNERAIVTHVDTAEVPSAEWGWSGESRRTFRIAGWIVAFILLAMIIGNHKGLIEDIYLVGFAALIVVILVRDSILRRKPR; encoded by the coding sequence GTGGCCGCCACGGACATCGAACCCGCCAACAACGAGCGCGCCATCGTCACTCACGTGGACACCGCCGAGGTCCCCTCCGCGGAGTGGGGCTGGAGCGGCGAGTCGCGCCGCACCTTCCGCATCGCCGGTTGGATCGTCGCGTTCATCCTGCTCGCCATGATCATCGGCAACCACAAGGGCTTGATCGAGGACATCTACCTGGTCGGCTTCGCCGCCCTCATCGTGGTCATCCTGGTGCGCGACTCGATCCTGCGGCGCAAGCCCAGGTAA
- the dxr gene encoding 1-deoxy-D-xylulose-5-phosphate reductoisomerase encodes MSDIVRVLLLGSTGSIGTQALEVIAANPDKFEVVGLAARGGNTELFAAQMAATGTRNVAVADPAAAAALDIPLAGPAAVTELVRRTEADVVLNALVGSLGLEPTLATLESGTRLALANKESLVAGGSLVTRAAAPGQIVPVDSEHSALAQCLRGGRAEEVDRLVLTASGGPFRGWTAEMLESVTPAEAKAHPTWSMGLMNTLNSASLVNKGLELIETHLLFGIPYDRIDVTVHPQSIVHSMVTFTDGSTLAQASPPDMKLPIALALGWPDRVPGAAAPCDFGTAATWTFEPVDSEVFPAVELARQAGIAGGSVTAVYNAANEIAVQAFLDGLIGFPAIVRTVARAVEAADQWRAEPQSLAEVLAADSWARDYARRVVGA; translated from the coding sequence GTGTCCGACATCGTGAGAGTCCTACTGCTCGGCAGCACCGGATCCATTGGTACCCAGGCGCTCGAGGTGATCGCCGCCAACCCCGACAAGTTCGAGGTGGTCGGATTGGCCGCGCGCGGCGGCAATACCGAACTGTTCGCCGCGCAGATGGCGGCCACCGGGACCCGCAATGTCGCCGTCGCCGATCCGGCCGCCGCCGCGGCGCTGGACATTCCGCTCGCAGGCCCCGCGGCGGTGACCGAACTGGTGCGCCGCACCGAGGCCGACGTGGTGCTCAACGCGCTGGTCGGCTCGCTCGGCCTGGAACCGACCCTGGCGACACTGGAGTCGGGCACCCGCCTCGCGCTGGCCAACAAGGAGTCGCTCGTCGCGGGCGGTTCGCTGGTGACCCGCGCCGCCGCGCCCGGCCAGATCGTGCCGGTGGATTCGGAGCATTCGGCGCTGGCGCAGTGCTTGCGCGGTGGCCGCGCCGAGGAGGTGGACCGGCTGGTGCTGACGGCGTCGGGCGGGCCGTTCCGCGGCTGGACCGCCGAGATGCTCGAATCGGTCACCCCCGCCGAGGCCAAGGCGCATCCGACCTGGTCGATGGGTCTGATGAATACGCTGAACTCGGCCTCGCTGGTCAACAAGGGCCTCGAGCTCATCGAGACGCACCTGCTGTTCGGCATTCCGTACGACCGCATCGACGTCACCGTGCACCCGCAGTCGATCGTGCACTCGATGGTCACCTTCACCGACGGCTCGACGCTGGCGCAGGCCAGCCCGCCGGACATGAAGCTGCCGATCGCGCTGGCCCTCGGCTGGCCGGACCGGGTGCCCGGCGCCGCGGCTCCGTGTGATTTCGGGACCGCCGCCACCTGGACCTTCGAACCGGTCGACAGCGAGGTGTTCCCCGCGGTCGAACTGGCCAGGCAGGCGGGCATCGCGGGCGGCAGCGTGACCGCGGTCTACAACGCCGCGAACGAGATCGCGGTGCAGGCCTTCCTCGACGGTCTCATCGGCTTCCCGGCGATCGTGCGGACGGTGGCCCGCGCGGTGGAGGCGGCCGACCAGTGGCGCGCCGAGCCGCAGAGCCTGGCCGAGGTGCTCGCCGCCGACAGCTGGGCGCGCGACTACGCCCGGCGTGTCGTCGGAGCCTGA
- a CDS encoding M50 family metallopeptidase — translation MVFAMGFVLFALGILISVALHECGHMWAAQATGMKVRRYFVGFGPTLWSFQRGETEYGVKAIPLGGFCDIAGMTALDEVRPEDLDRAMYRQATWKRLVVMVGGIVMNFVLGFLLIVVLAVGWGLPRLDEPTPTVGTLSCVADANPDGTLQQCTGPGPAQQGGLQPGDTITAVNGVAVDTWAEFTEQTRKQQGPITYTVDRAGQRVQLTVSPQPVTRYTKEGAKTEVSAVGVTLNVPPIEKENVVTAIPAAASFTGDLFVRTFQSLAQMPAKVAALWDAVTGGTRDPETPVSIYGASRIGGESAQAGLWQVFVLMLASLNFFLGAFNILPLLPLDGGHIAVVLYEKIRNTIRGWRGLAPAGPVDYLKLLPATYVAVALGGAYMVLTLAADIVNPIRLFP, via the coding sequence ATGGTGTTCGCCATGGGGTTCGTGCTGTTCGCGCTCGGCATCCTGATCTCGGTCGCCCTGCACGAATGCGGACACATGTGGGCGGCCCAGGCCACCGGCATGAAGGTGCGCCGCTACTTCGTCGGCTTCGGCCCGACCCTGTGGTCCTTCCAGCGCGGCGAGACCGAATACGGCGTCAAGGCCATCCCGCTCGGCGGCTTCTGCGACATCGCGGGCATGACCGCGCTGGACGAGGTGCGGCCCGAAGACCTCGACCGCGCGATGTACCGCCAGGCGACGTGGAAGCGGCTCGTGGTCATGGTGGGCGGCATCGTCATGAACTTCGTGCTCGGCTTCCTGCTGATCGTGGTGCTCGCCGTCGGATGGGGCCTGCCGCGGCTGGACGAGCCGACGCCGACGGTGGGAACCCTGAGCTGCGTCGCGGACGCGAATCCGGACGGGACGCTGCAGCAGTGCACCGGCCCGGGGCCCGCGCAGCAAGGCGGACTCCAGCCCGGCGACACCATCACCGCCGTGAACGGCGTCGCGGTCGACACCTGGGCGGAGTTCACCGAGCAGACCCGCAAGCAGCAGGGGCCGATCACCTACACCGTGGACCGCGCCGGACAGCGGGTGCAGCTGACGGTTTCGCCGCAGCCGGTGACGCGCTACACGAAGGAAGGCGCGAAGACCGAGGTCAGCGCGGTCGGCGTCACCCTGAACGTGCCGCCGATCGAGAAGGAGAACGTCGTCACGGCCATCCCCGCCGCCGCATCCTTCACCGGCGACCTGTTCGTGCGCACCTTCCAGTCGCTGGCGCAGATGCCCGCCAAGGTCGCGGCGCTGTGGGACGCGGTCACCGGCGGCACGCGCGACCCGGAGACCCCGGTCAGCATCTACGGCGCCAGCCGCATCGGCGGCGAGAGCGCCCAAGCGGGCCTGTGGCAGGTGTTCGTGCTGATGCTGGCGAGCCTGAACTTCTTCCTCGGCGCGTTCAACATCCTGCCGCTGCTGCCGCTGGACGGCGGTCACATCGCCGTGGTGCTCTACGAGAAGATCCGCAACACGATCCGCGGCTGGCGCGGTCTGGCGCCCGCCGGTCCGGTCGACTACCTGAAATTGTTGCCCGCGACGTACGTCGCCGTGGCGCTCGGCGGCGCGTACATGGTGCTCACCCTGGCCGCCGACATCGTCAACCCGATCCGGCTGTTTCCCTGA
- the ispG gene encoding flavodoxin-dependent (E)-4-hydroxy-3-methylbut-2-enyl-diphosphate synthase encodes MTSTIGLGMPAAPAAVLAPRRKTRQLMVGGVGVGSDHPISVQSMTTTKTHDVNATLQQIAELTASGCDIVRVACPRQEDADALATIARKSQIPVIADIHFQPRYIFAAIDAGCAAVRVNPGNIKEFDGRVKEVAKAAGAAGIPIRIGVNAGSLDKRMMEKYGKATPEALVESALWEASLFEEHGFGDIKISVKHNDPVIMVEAYRQLAAQCDYPLHLGVTEAGPAFQGTIKSAVAFGALLSEGIGDTIRVSLSAPPAEEVKVGGQILQSLNLRPRKLEIVSCPSCGRAQVDVYTLANEVTAGLEGMEVPLRVAVMGCVVNGPGEAREADLGVASGNGKGQIFVKGEVVKTVPEAQIVETLIEEAMRIAEEMGESAGAGEPVVTVG; translated from the coding sequence GTGACCAGCACAATCGGACTGGGGATGCCCGCCGCTCCCGCGGCCGTTCTCGCGCCCCGGCGCAAGACCCGTCAGCTCATGGTTGGTGGTGTCGGCGTGGGCAGCGACCACCCGATTTCGGTGCAGTCGATGACCACCACCAAGACCCACGACGTCAACGCGACCCTGCAGCAGATCGCCGAGCTCACCGCCTCGGGCTGCGACATCGTCCGGGTCGCCTGTCCCCGCCAGGAGGACGCCGACGCGCTGGCGACCATCGCCCGCAAGTCGCAGATCCCGGTCATCGCCGACATCCACTTCCAGCCGCGCTACATCTTCGCCGCCATCGACGCGGGCTGCGCCGCGGTGCGCGTGAACCCGGGCAACATCAAGGAGTTCGACGGCCGGGTCAAGGAGGTCGCGAAGGCCGCGGGCGCCGCGGGCATTCCGATCCGCATCGGCGTGAACGCCGGTTCGCTGGACAAGCGGATGATGGAGAAGTACGGCAAGGCCACCCCCGAGGCGCTGGTGGAGTCGGCGCTGTGGGAGGCGAGCCTGTTCGAGGAGCACGGCTTCGGCGACATCAAGATCTCGGTCAAGCACAACGACCCGGTGATCATGGTCGAGGCCTACCGGCAGCTGGCCGCGCAGTGCGACTACCCGCTGCACCTCGGTGTGACCGAGGCCGGTCCGGCGTTCCAGGGCACGATCAAGTCCGCCGTCGCGTTCGGCGCGCTGCTGAGCGAGGGCATCGGCGACACCATCCGGGTCTCGCTGTCCGCCCCGCCCGCCGAGGAGGTCAAGGTCGGCGGGCAGATCCTGCAGTCGCTGAACCTGCGTCCGCGCAAGCTCGAGATCGTCTCCTGCCCGTCCTGCGGTCGCGCCCAGGTGGACGTCTACACGCTGGCCAACGAGGTGACCGCCGGTCTCGAGGGCATGGAGGTGCCGCTGCGGGTCGCGGTCATGGGCTGCGTCGTGAACGGCCCCGGTGAGGCGCGCGAAGCGGATCTGGGTGTGGCCTCGGGCAACGGCAAGGGGCAGATCTTCGTCAAGGGCGAGGTCGTCAAGACCGTGCCGGAGGCGCAGATCGTGGAGACCCTGATCGAGGAGGCCATGCGGATCGCCGAGGAGATGGGCGAGAGCGCGGGCGCGGGGGAGCCGGTCGTCACCGTCGGCTGA
- a CDS encoding GNAT family N-acetyltransferase, which translates to MRSLLEPTRRAKYAPARQLANRDLAQVLRVLDSDPVASCMIAARLQEYGLDARGGHGELWSRGGPAESLCFSGANLVPLRGDNDALRAFADRATRWPRICSSVVGRQELALPLWEMLSDSWGPERELRGAQPLLALGQPALATADPQVRRARPDELDRYLSAAIAMFIEEVGVDPRAGDGGRGYRRRIQNLIESGRAWARFEDGEVVFKAEVGSLSRRTGQIQGVWVHPDRRGKGVGTSGTAAVANAVVASGRTASLYVNDFNTVARRAYGRVGFRQIATFATVLLD; encoded by the coding sequence GTGCGGAGTCTGCTGGAGCCGACGCGAAGAGCGAAGTACGCCCCCGCGCGTCAGCTCGCCAACCGGGATCTGGCGCAGGTCCTGCGAGTGCTCGACAGCGATCCGGTCGCCTCGTGCATGATCGCGGCCCGATTGCAGGAATACGGGCTGGACGCCCGGGGCGGGCACGGTGAGCTGTGGAGCCGCGGCGGCCCCGCCGAATCCCTCTGCTTCTCCGGAGCGAACCTGGTGCCGCTGCGCGGCGACAACGACGCGTTGCGCGCCTTCGCCGACCGCGCGACGCGCTGGCCGCGGATCTGCTCCTCGGTGGTCGGCCGCCAAGAGCTCGCGCTACCGCTGTGGGAGATGCTCAGCGACAGCTGGGGCCCGGAGCGCGAACTGCGCGGCGCCCAACCGCTGCTCGCGCTCGGCCAGCCCGCGCTGGCCACGGCCGACCCGCAGGTGCGCAGGGCGCGACCGGACGAGCTGGACCGCTACCTAAGCGCGGCGATCGCCATGTTCATCGAGGAGGTCGGCGTCGACCCGAGGGCGGGCGACGGCGGCCGCGGCTATCGGCGCCGCATTCAGAATCTCATCGAATCCGGCCGTGCCTGGGCGCGTTTCGAGGACGGCGAGGTGGTCTTCAAGGCCGAGGTCGGGTCGCTGTCCCGGCGCACCGGCCAGATCCAGGGCGTGTGGGTGCATCCGGACCGGCGCGGCAAAGGCGTCGGCACCAGCGGCACCGCGGCGGTGGCCAACGCGGTGGTGGCCTCCGGGCGCACCGCGAGCCTGTACGTGAACGACTTCAACACCGTGGCCCGCCGCGCCTACGGCCGCGTCGGATTCCGTCAGATCGCGACGTTCGCCACCGTCCTGTTGGACTGA
- a CDS encoding penicillin-binding transpeptidase domain-containing protein: MSTRMLIPLAVAVLAAAAAGCSAGPQGPAPAADAFVAAFAENDLTAAAELTSQPEKATAALASAWQNLQAEELTARTGAARVTGDTATVDYTYEWRLPKDRTWTYTGQLQMGRTGGRWMVRWTSSNIHPELGDTQTMELRANPAPRARVNEQSGSDVLVPGKVSRVAFTAADAADPAAVSTALSRALLRFDERLTPETILKAARNTDGAYTVLLLTEIEYNQVGSELIGLPGVTLTQEWDMVATDRRFAPDLMTQVRQTVIAEVDGKSGWSVVTMNANGADTAVLTEVPAQPAPSFALSIDRYVQNAAQRAVDLRTEQTMMVVLRPSTGAILAVAQNTAADRDGPVATIGQYPPGSVFKTVTAAAAMAEGLATPDTVLPCPSSIVIGERTIPNYNHFTVGNVPMATAYERSCNTSFAKLASQLPADALAVTAAKLGVGQDYSVVGLPTASGSVPPADDLVQRTEDGIGQGKVVVSPFGMAVMAATIAHGSAPVPYLIAGRPTAVEGERPAIAPEVIEGLRAMMRKVVTGGTAERIADQGEVYGKTGEAEVDGGSHSWFVGYRGDMAFATLLVKGGSSDHAVAVTRDMFAALPTGY, encoded by the coding sequence ATGTCGACACGCATGTTGATTCCGCTGGCCGTCGCGGTGCTCGCCGCCGCGGCCGCGGGCTGCTCGGCCGGTCCGCAGGGCCCGGCGCCCGCGGCCGACGCCTTCGTCGCCGCCTTCGCCGAGAACGATCTCACCGCCGCCGCCGAACTGACCAGCCAGCCCGAGAAGGCCACTGCCGCATTGGCTTCCGCGTGGCAGAACCTACAGGCGGAGGAACTGACCGCGCGCACGGGCGCGGCCCGCGTCACCGGTGACACCGCGACCGTCGACTACACCTACGAGTGGCGGCTACCGAAGGACCGCACCTGGACCTACACCGGCCAGTTGCAGATGGGCCGCACCGGCGGCCGCTGGATGGTGCGGTGGACGTCCTCGAACATCCACCCCGAACTCGGCGACACCCAGACCATGGAGCTGCGCGCGAACCCGGCCCCGCGCGCCAGGGTGAACGAGCAGTCCGGCAGTGATGTCCTGGTGCCCGGCAAGGTCTCTCGCGTCGCTTTCACCGCGGCCGACGCCGCCGATCCCGCCGCGGTGTCCACCGCGCTGTCGCGAGCACTGCTGCGTTTCGACGAGCGCCTCACCCCCGAGACCATCCTGAAGGCCGCGCGGAACACCGACGGCGCCTACACCGTGCTGCTGCTCACCGAGATCGAATACAACCAGGTCGGCTCGGAACTCATCGGGCTGCCCGGTGTGACGCTGACCCAGGAGTGGGACATGGTGGCCACCGACCGCAGGTTCGCCCCCGATCTGATGACGCAGGTACGCCAGACGGTGATCGCCGAGGTGGACGGCAAATCGGGTTGGAGCGTGGTGACCATGAACGCCAACGGCGCCGACACCGCCGTGCTCACCGAGGTGCCCGCGCAACCGGCGCCGTCGTTCGCGCTGAGCATCGATCGCTACGTGCAGAACGCCGCCCAGCGCGCGGTCGACCTGCGCACCGAGCAGACCATGATGGTCGTGCTGCGCCCCTCCACCGGCGCGATCCTCGCCGTCGCGCAGAACACGGCGGCGGACCGGGACGGGCCGGTGGCCACCATCGGCCAGTATCCGCCCGGCTCGGTGTTCAAGACGGTGACCGCCGCCGCGGCCATGGCCGAGGGACTCGCCACGCCCGACACCGTGCTGCCCTGTCCGAGCAGCATCGTCATCGGCGAGCGCACCATTCCCAACTACAACCATTTCACCGTCGGCAACGTGCCGATGGCCACCGCCTACGAACGGTCCTGCAACACCTCCTTCGCCAAGCTCGCCAGCCAGCTGCCCGCCGACGCGCTGGCGGTGACGGCCGCGAAACTCGGGGTTGGCCAGGACTATTCGGTGGTCGGGCTGCCCACCGCGTCCGGATCGGTGCCGCCCGCCGACGATCTGGTGCAGCGCACCGAGGACGGGATCGGGCAGGGCAAGGTGGTGGTCAGCCCGTTCGGCATGGCGGTGATGGCCGCGACCATCGCGCACGGCTCGGCGCCCGTGCCGTACCTGATCGCAGGGCGGCCCACCGCCGTCGAAGGGGAGCGGCCCGCGATCGCGCCGGAGGTGATCGAGGGCTTGCGCGCGATGATGCGCAAGGTCGTCACCGGCGGCACCGCCGAGCGCATCGCCGATCAGGGCGAGGTGTACGGAAAAACGGGTGAGGCCGAGGTCGATGGCGGCTCGCACTCGTGGTTCGTGGGCTACCGCGGCGATATGGCCTTCGCGACATTGCTGGTCAAGGGCGGCAGCTCGGACCACGCGGTCGCGGTGACCAGAGATATGTTCGCCGCGCTACCGACCGGATACTGA
- a CDS encoding peptidoglycan-binding domain-containing protein: MTFRTLIAATALAAGLLTATAPAWAAPAPRDSDPAERAKGCGYGDSHPTLSRGSSGDAVRQAQCLLHLHGYPVKIDGAFGPDTEQAVEKFQSAHGLKIDGVVGPDTWTALYFY; this comes from the coding sequence ATGACTTTTCGTACCCTGATCGCCGCCACCGCCCTCGCCGCCGGACTACTGACGGCGACCGCGCCCGCGTGGGCCGCCCCGGCCCCGAGGGACAGCGATCCCGCCGAGCGCGCCAAGGGCTGCGGATACGGCGACTCGCACCCGACCCTCAGCAGGGGAAGCAGCGGCGACGCCGTCCGGCAGGCCCAGTGCCTGCTGCACCTGCACGGTTACCCGGTGAAGATCGACGGCGCCTTCGGGCCGGACACCGAGCAGGCCGTCGAGAAGTTCCAGTCCGCGCACGGCCTGAAGATCGATGGCGTGGTCGGGCCGGATACGTGGACGGCGTTGTACTTCTACTGA
- a CDS encoding BTAD domain-containing putative transcriptional regulator yields MATAGPDRPSVDVRILGPVRLLVDGHHIALSGAKPRALLAVLVVNRRRAVPKTVLLEAVWGDDPPPRAMDGLYAYVSNLRTVLRGAGIPDRDVLRTVDAGYLLDIADEQCDVGRFEAARARGAAAARDGDSRTAAACFAAALDEWSGAPLTGLDELAFAANFATDMTERRHDVLVDRIAADIADGRASAVIGELTATTAERTVDERVWRLLIKALYVSGRQADALTACLRLRRNLVRELGADPQPETVDLEDAVRNHRVPAETPSTRGATTRDLPNIRRRAWLRVGDGERIPVPPSGLRIGRESDNDIVLDDARVSRKHARILHRDDGIFIRDRDSANGVYVNEVPIRADTALSDGDVIRVGSTRLRYGANEEPASPA; encoded by the coding sequence GTGGCCACCGCCGGTCCCGATCGGCCCTCGGTCGACGTGCGAATACTCGGGCCGGTCCGGCTGCTGGTCGACGGCCATCACATCGCGCTGTCCGGCGCGAAGCCGCGCGCGCTGCTCGCCGTGCTCGTCGTCAACAGACGCAGGGCGGTCCCGAAAACCGTGCTGCTCGAGGCGGTCTGGGGCGACGACCCGCCGCCGCGCGCCATGGACGGTCTCTACGCGTACGTGTCGAACCTGCGTACCGTCCTGCGCGGGGCCGGAATTCCGGATCGCGACGTCCTGCGCACCGTCGACGCGGGCTATCTCCTCGACATCGCCGACGAGCAGTGCGACGTCGGCCGCTTCGAGGCGGCGCGCGCCCGCGGCGCGGCGGCCGCACGCGACGGCGACTCCCGCACGGCCGCAGCGTGTTTCGCGGCGGCGCTGGACGAGTGGAGCGGCGCGCCACTGACCGGACTGGACGAACTCGCCTTCGCCGCCAACTTCGCCACCGACATGACCGAGCGCAGGCACGACGTGCTCGTCGACCGGATCGCCGCCGACATCGCCGACGGGCGCGCGAGCGCGGTGATCGGCGAGCTGACCGCGACGACCGCCGAACGCACCGTGGACGAGCGGGTGTGGCGGCTGCTGATCAAGGCGCTGTACGTGTCCGGACGGCAAGCCGACGCTCTGACCGCCTGCCTGCGGTTGCGCCGCAACCTGGTGCGCGAGCTCGGCGCCGATCCGCAGCCGGAGACCGTGGACCTGGAGGACGCGGTGCGCAACCACCGGGTGCCGGCGGAGACACCGTCCACCCGCGGCGCCACCACCCGCGACCTGCCGAACATCCGACGCAGGGCCTGGCTCCGCGTCGGCGACGGCGAGCGAATCCCGGTGCCGCCCTCGGGGCTGCGGATCGGCCGCGAGTCCGACAACGACATCGTGCTCGACGACGCGCGGGTCAGCCGCAAGCACGCGCGGATCCTGCACCGCGACGACGGGATCTTCATCAGGGACCGGGATTCGGCCAACGGGGTCTACGTGAACGAGGTGCCGATCCGCGCCGACACCGCGCTCAGCGACGGCGACGTCATCCGGGTCGGTTCGACGCGGCTGCGGTACGGGGCCAACGAGGAGCCCGCGTCACCGGCCTGA